Proteins from one Gallus gallus isolate bGalGal1 chromosome 17, bGalGal1.mat.broiler.GRCg7b, whole genome shotgun sequence genomic window:
- the MRPL41 gene encoding 39S ribosomal protein L41, mitochondrial, with translation MGLLTELARGLVRGADRMSPFTSKRGPRSYNKGRGAKKMGVLTSSKKFILIKEMVPQFVVPDLAGFKLKPYVSYRAPEGSEPPMTAKQLFTELVAPRIEKDVKEGTFDPNALEKYGFEPTQEGKLFQLFPKNYVR, from the coding sequence ATGGGGCTGCTAACTGAGCTGGCCCGCGGGCTGGTGCGGGGCGCCGACCGCATGTCCCCGTTCACGAGCAAGCGCGGCCCTCGGTCCTACAACAAGGGCCGGGGGGCCAAGAAGATGGGCGTGCTGACGTCCAGCAAGAAGTTCATCCTCATCAAGGAGATGGTGCCTCAGTTCGTCGTCCCGGACCTGGCGGGCTTCAAGCTCAAGCCCTACGTGTCGTACCGCGCTCCAGAGGGCTCGGAGCCGCCCATGACGGCCAAGCAGCTCTTCACCGAGTTGGTGGCACCGCGCATCGAGAAGGACGTGAAGGAGGGAACCTTCGACCCAAACGCGCTGGAGAAGTACGGCTTCGAGCCGACACAGGAGGGGAAgctcttccagctcttccccaAGAACTATGTGCGCTAG